From one Dama dama isolate Ldn47 chromosome 4, ASM3311817v1, whole genome shotgun sequence genomic stretch:
- the NLRP2 gene encoding NACHT, LRR and PYD domains-containing protein 2, whose translation MEQELGIGEVSEMNRMDLSERAKDEPRETASKSLQENKPPSLELAQVQEEDVTNLQETKEDLEGEKPGKQDKYRNILKKKFCQRWKNFWPRLSEDVCIVTQRYETLIPFCNPKTLAGPFPHTVVLHGPAGVGKTTLAKKLMLDWTRDDLAETSNSAFYLSCKGLNRRGPCTFAELISANWPHVQDDMLAILAGAQKVLFILDGFDELKVPSGALIHDLCGDWKEQKPVPVLLGSLLKRKMLPKATLLITTRPGALRELRLLTEQPLFIEIEGFLEEERKAYFLKHFGEESQALRAFDLMRNNAALFQLGSAPSVCWVVCSCLRQQMESGADPAATCRTTTGLFLRFLCGRFPPPPGGGPRPGLQAPLKPLCLLAAEGVWTRSSVFDGDDLRRLGVAPSALCPFLDRNILQKSEDGEACYSFIHLSVQQFLAAVFYVLEPEEQEAAGLGGRRGRVGDVRKLLSQEERLKNPSLTPVGYFLFGLCNERRAVELETTFGCLVSTAIKRELLRHTLMPQGKKSFSVTDTKEVLRCLYESQEEQLVKDAMAHVKEMSIHLTNTSEMMQSSFCLKHCANLQKISLQVEEGIFVDNDTALESGAQVERSQNDQHMLPLWMDLCSVFDASRNLLFLDITQSFLSASSVRILGEKIASAASSLQKVVLKNISPADAYRNFCMAFGGHKSLTHLTLQGNDQNDMLPPLCEVLRNPKCNLQYLRLVSCSATTQQWADLSCCLKTNQSLTCLNLTANEFLDEGAKLLYMTLRYPTCFLQRLSLENCHLTEAYCKDLSSALIVNQRLTHLCLAKNALGDRGVKLLCEGLTYPECQLHTLVLWCCNITSDGCIHLSTLLQQNSNLTHLDLGLNHIGIIGLKFLCEALKKPLCKLRCLWLWGCAITPFCCAELSSALRSNQNLITLDLGQNSLGSSGVNKLCDALKLQICPLQTLRLKIDESDAQIQKLLREMKESNPQLTIESDHRDPKDNRPSSHDFIF comes from the exons ATGGAGCAGGAGTTAGGCATAGGAGAG GTCTCTGAGATGAACCGAATGGATCTGTCTGAGAGAGCAAAGGATGAACCCCGGG aaacagcTTCGAAGTCACTTCAGGAAAATAAGCCTCCATCGTTAG AGCTGGCCCAAGTGCAGGAAGAAGATGTCACAAACCtacaagaaacaaaagaagattTGGAAGGAGAAAAGCCAG GTAAACAagataaatacagaaatatattgAAGAAGAAGTTCTGTCAACGCTGGAAGAACTTCTGGCCCAGACTCAGTGAAGATGTTTGTATTGTCACCCAAAGATATGAGACCCTGATCCCATTCTGTAATCCTAAAACGCTGGCCGGGCCATTTCCACACACTGTGGTGCTGCACGGTCCTGCTGGCGTTGGGAAAACCACGCTGGCGAAGAAATTGATGCTGGACTGGACGCGGGATGACCTGGCAGAGACCTCCAACTCCGCCTTCTACCTCAGCTGCAAGGGGCTCAATCGCAGGGGGCCGTGCACCTTTGCAGAGCTGATATCTGCCAACTGGCCACATGTGCAGGACGACATGCTGGCAATCCTCGCCGGGGCACAGAAAGTCCTGTTCATCCTCGACGGTTTTGATGAGCTGAAGGTCCCCTCGGGGGCGCTCATCCACGACCTATGTGGTGACTGGAAGGAGCAGAAGCCGGTGCCCGTCCTCCTGGGAAGTTTACTGAAGAGAAAGATGCTGCCCAAGGCCACCTTACTCATCACCACCCGACCGGGCGCCCTGCGGGAGCTGCGGCTCTTAACAGAACAGCCGCTCTTCATAGAGATCGAGGGGTTCTTGGAGGAGGAGCGGAAGGCGTATTTCCTGAAACACTTTGGAGAGGAGAGTCAGGCCCTGCGAGCTTTCGACCTGATGAGGAACAACGCAGCCCTGTTCCAGCTGGGCTCGGCGCCCTCCGTGTGCTGGGTGGTCTGCAGCTGTCTGAGGCAGCAGATGGAGAGCGGGGCTGACCCGGCCGCCACCTGCCGGACCACCACGGGCCTGTTCCTGCGCTTCCTCTGCGGCCGCTTCCCCCCGCCGCCCGGCGGCGGCCCCAGGCCGGGCCTGCAGGCTCCGCTCAAGCCCCTGTGCCTCCTGGCTGCTGAGGGCGTGTGGACGCGGAGCTCTGTGTTCGATGGGGACGACCTCAGGCGACTTGGGGTGGCCCCGTCTGCCCTCTGTCCTTTCCTGGACAGGAATATTCTGCAGAAGAGCGAAGACGGCGAGGCCTGCTACTCTTTCATCCATCTCAGCGTCCAGCAGTTTCTGGCCGCCGTGTTCTACGTCTTGGAGCCGGAAGAGCAGGAGGCGGCCGGGCTGGGCGGCCGCCGGGGGCGCGTTGGGGATGTGCGGAAACTGCTGTCCCAGGAGGAGAGGCTGAAGAACCCCAGCCTGACCCCCGTCGGGTACTTCCTGTTTGGCCTCTGCAACGAAAGAAGGGCCGTGGAGCTGGAGACGACTTTCGGCTGCCTGGTATCAACGGCGATCAAGCGGGAGCTACTGAGACACACATTGATGCCCCAGGGGAAGAAATCCTTCTCGGTGACGGACACGAAGGAGGTTCTGCGCTGTCTCTACGAGTCTCAGGAGGAGCAGCTCGTGAAAGATGCCATGGCCCACGTCAAGGAGATGTCCATTCACTTGACGAATACATCTGAAATGATGCAGTCTTCCTTCTGCCTTAAACATTGTGCCAACTTACAGAAGATCTCACTGCAGGTAGAAGAGGGGATATTTGTGGATAATGACACCGCACTGGAATCAGGCGCTCAGGTTGAAAG GTCCCAGAATGATCAACACATGCTCCCCCTCTGGATGGATCTTTGCTCTGTGTTTGACGCAAGCAGGAATCTGCTGTTTTTGGACATCACTCAGAGCTTCCTCAGTGCCTCTTCAGTGAGaattcttggggaaaaaatagcTTCTGCGGCCTCTAGTCTCCAGAAAGTGGT CCTCAAAAATATTTCCCCAGCTGACGCTTATCGGAACTTCTGCATGGCTTTTGGTGGTCACAAGTCTTTAACACATCTGACCCTTCAAGGAAACGACCAGAATGATATGCTTCCCCCGTTGTGTGAGGTCTTGAGGAACCCCAAATGTAATCTGCAGTATCTCAG GCTGGTGTCTTGTTCTGCCACCACTCAGCAGTGGGCTGATCTCTCCTGCTGTCTCAAAACCAATCAGTCCCTCACATGCTTGAACCTCACAGCAAATGAGTTCCTGGATGAGGGAGCCAAGTTGCTATACATGACTCTGAGATATCCGACGTGCTTCCTACAGAGGTTGTC GTTGGAAAACTGTCACCTTACAGAAGCCTATTGCAAAGATCTGTCTTCTGCTTTGATTGTCAACCAGAGGCTGACCCACCTGTGTTTGGCCAAGAATGCTCTTGGAGATCGTGGGGTGAAACTGCTGTGTGAGGGCCTGACTTACCCTGAGTGTCAACTGCATACCCTGGT GCTATGGTGTTGCAACATAACCAGCGATGGCTGCATTCATCTCTCGACACTCCTCCAGCAAAATTCAAACCTCACACACTTGGATCTGGGACTGAATCACATAGGAATTATTGGATTGAAGTTTCTGTGCGAGGCTTTGAAGAAACCACTGTGTAAACTAAGATGTCTATG GTTGTGGGGATGCGCCATCACTCCCTTCTGTTGTGCAGAACTCTCATCTGCCCTTAGAAGCAATCAGAACCTGATCACGCTGGACCTGGGCCAAAATTCCTTGGGGTCCAGTGGAGTAAATAAGCTGTGTGATGCCTTGAAACTTCAAATCTGTCCCCTCCAGACACTCAG
- the LOC133052449 gene encoding NACHT, LRR and PYD domains-containing protein 2-like: MQVAPSAELGFHLQPLLEELGQDELSKFKYLLRDHSLKEELQHLLQTEVEEAGRKQLADLLTAHCPSYWVEKVTIQVFFFFFIIRR; this comes from the exons ATGCAG GTGGCGCCTTCTGCCGAGCTGGGTTTTCATCTGCAGCCTCTACTAGAGGAGCTCGGCCAGGATGAGTTGAGCAAATTCAAATATCTTCTGAGGGACCATTCCCTGAAAGAGGAGTTACAGCACCTCCTGCAGACGGAGGTGGAGGAGGCCGGCAGGAAGCAGCTGGCCGACCTCCTCACTGCCCACTGCCCCAGCTACTGGGTAGAGAAGGTGACcatccaggtctttttttttttttttataattagacGATAA